The following are encoded in a window of Paraburkholderia hospita genomic DNA:
- a CDS encoding LysR family transcriptional regulator: MNVSLQQLKVFVAVARQRSFTRAAREFDLTQSAVSRCVRELEEAIALRLFDRTTRQVELTTAGSRLERRIGRLIEEIELTLREERAAHEEHTGVVVVACDPVTSSGWLPERLARTAAIFPDLIVTAKEQPQHAVLAAIEQGEVDFGVLCDAHVAGADAFHTQPLVSTPLCAVLPQAHPLASGAALHWEALRNTRTVTQLVTLNAEAGTRNVTERALNMHRIDAARANECGHLAAALRMIELGLGIGVLPVDEHCAALPASLVALPLVPEVSVTTMLVRRRNRSLRPNAEAVWALFAGKELPDHAGASATPGAASVNPAIKGATHEPMPCVPDEALMRAS, encoded by the coding sequence ATGAACGTATCGTTGCAGCAATTGAAGGTGTTCGTCGCCGTCGCGCGTCAGCGGAGCTTCACCCGCGCGGCGCGCGAGTTCGATCTGACGCAGTCGGCCGTGAGCCGGTGCGTGCGCGAACTCGAAGAGGCGATTGCATTGCGTCTCTTCGATCGCACGACGCGTCAGGTCGAACTGACGACAGCGGGCTCGCGGCTCGAACGGCGCATCGGGCGGCTGATCGAGGAAATCGAGCTGACGTTGCGCGAAGAGCGTGCCGCGCACGAGGAGCACACAGGCGTCGTGGTGGTCGCGTGCGATCCCGTGACGTCATCGGGCTGGCTGCCCGAGCGGCTCGCGCGCACTGCGGCGATCTTTCCCGATCTGATCGTCACCGCGAAGGAACAGCCTCAACATGCCGTGCTCGCCGCCATCGAGCAGGGCGAAGTCGACTTCGGCGTACTGTGCGACGCACACGTCGCTGGCGCCGATGCCTTTCACACGCAGCCACTCGTCTCGACGCCGTTGTGCGCGGTGCTGCCGCAGGCGCATCCGCTCGCCTCCGGTGCCGCGCTGCACTGGGAAGCGCTGCGCAATACCAGGACTGTCACGCAACTCGTCACGCTGAATGCGGAGGCGGGCACGCGCAACGTGACAGAGCGGGCATTGAACATGCATCGTATCGATGCGGCACGCGCCAACGAATGTGGACATCTCGCCGCGGCGTTGCGCATGATCGAACTGGGTCTCGGCATTGGCGTATTGCCAGTGGACGAGCATTGCGCCGCGCTGCCGGCGTCGCTCGTCGCGCTTCCGCTCGTGCCTGAGGTGTCCGTGACGACGATGCTGGTGCGCCGCCGCAACCGCTCGTTGCGACCGAATGCCGAAGCCGTCTGGGCGCTGTTCGCCGGCAAGGAATTGCCCGACCATGCTGGCGCGTCCGCGACGCCTGGCGCAGCATCTGTCAATCCAGCCATAAAAGGAGCCACACACGAACCGATGCCGTGCGTACCCGATGAGGCTCTGATGCGTGCCTCATAA